From Pseudomonas hormoni:
GCAGATCGCGCACTTCCATCTCAACCAGTTCCAGCAGCTCAGCGTCGTCAACCATGTCAGCCTTGTTCAGGAAGACAACGATGTACGGAACGCCAACCTGACGGGACAGCAGGATGTGCTCACGGGTTTGTGGCATCGGACCATCAGCGGCCGAGCAAACCAGGATAGCGCCGTCCATCTGAGCAGCACCGGTGATCATGTTCTTCACATAGTCAGCGTGACCTGGGCAGTCAACGTGAGCGTAGTGACGGATCAGCGAGTTGTATTCAACGTGCGCGGTGTTGATGGTGATACCACGAGCTTTCTCTTCCGGAGCGCTGTCGATCTTGTCGAAAGCAACAACGGCCGAACCGAAAACTTCGGAGCAAACGCGAGTCAGAGCAGCGGTCAGCGTGGTTTTACCGTGGTCAACGTGACCAATGGTGCCAACGTTGACGTGCGGGAGGGTACGGTCAAATTTTTCTTTAGCCACGACAATTAACTCCTAGCCTAAAGGACTGAATCAGCCTTGTTTTTTGGTAACGGTTTCGACGATGTGCGACGGAGCCGTATTGTATTTTTTGAATTCCATAGAGTAGCTTGCGCGACCTTGGGACATGGAACGAACGTCGGTCGCATAACCGAACATCTCGCCCAACGGAACCTCGGCACGAATTACTTTACCGGAAACCGTATCTTCCATACCCAGGATCATGCCGCGACGACGGTTAAGGTCGCCCATCACGTCACCCATATAGTCTTCAGGTGTAACAACCTCTACCGCCATGATCGGCTCGAGCAACTCACCACCGCCCTTCTGGGCCAGTTGCTTGGTCGCCATGGAAGCAGCCACCTTAAACGCCATCTCGTTCGAGTCGACGTCGTGGTAGGAACCATCAAACACGGTAGCCTTCAGGCCGATCAGCGGATAGCCGGCAACTACGCCGTTCTTCATCTGCTCTTCGATACCTTTCTGGATAGCCGGGATGTATTCCTTAGGAACCACACCACCCACTACTTCGTTCACGAATTGCAGACCTTCCTGACCTTCGTCAGCAGGAGCAAAACGGATCCAGCAATGGCCGAACTGACCACGACCGCCGGATTGACGAACGAACTTGCCTTCGATTTCACAGTTCTTCGTGATGCGCTCACGATAGGAAACCTGAGGCTTACCGATGTTGGCTTCGACGTTGAACTCACGGCGCATCCTGTCAACCAGGATGTCCAGGTGCAACTCGCCCATGCCGGAGATGATCGTTTGACCAGTCTCTTCATCAGTCTTGACGCGGAAAGATGGATCTTCCTGAGCAAGTTTGCCCAGAGCGATACCCATTTTTTCCTGGTCATCCTTGGTCTTAGGCTCTACGGCAACCGAAATAACCGGCTCCGGGAAGTCCATGCGAACCAGGATGATTGGCTTGTCAGCGCTGCACAAGGTTTCACCAGTGGTGACGTCCTTCATGCCGATCAAGGCCGCGATGTCACCAGCGCGTACTTCCTTGATTTCTTCACGGGCGTTTGCGTGCATTTGCACCATACGACCCACGCGCTCTTTCTTGCCCTTAACCGAGTTGATCACGCCGTCGCCGGAGGCCAACACGCCCGAGTAAACGCGGACGAAGGTCAAGGTACCCACGAATGGGTCGGTAGCAATTTTGAAAGCCAGAGCCGAGAACGGCTCGCTGTCATCTGCGTGACGCTCCATTTGCTTTTCCTCGTCATCCGGGTCAGTACCCTTGATGGCAGGAATGTCGGTTGGAGCAGGCAGGTAATCGATAACGGCGTCGAGAACCAGGGGAACACCCTTGTTCTTGAAGGAAGAACCGCAAACAGCCAGAACGATCTCACCAGCGATAGTACGCTGACGCAGAGCGGCCTTGATTTCCGCGTTGGTGAGTTCTTCACCTTCGAGGTACTTGTTCATCAGCTCTTCGCTGGCTTCGGCCGCAGCCTCAACCATGTTGCCGCGCCATTCGTCAGCCAGTTCCTGCAGTTCAGCAGGGATAGGCTTGCGAACTGGAACCATGCCTTTGTCGGAGTCATTCCAGTAAACAGCTTCCATGGCCATCAGATCGATCTGACCCTGGAAGTTGTCTTCGGAACCGATAGCCAACTGGATTGGCACCGGGGTGTGACCCAGACGCTGCTTGATCTGACCGATCACGCGCAGGAAGTTCGCACCAGCACGGTCCATCTTGTTTACGTAAACAAGACGTGGAACGCCGTATTTGTTGGCTTGACGCCATACGGTTTCCGACTGAGGCTCAACACCCGAGGTACCGCAGAACACAACGACCGCGCCGTCGAGAACACGCAGGGAACGCTCAACTTCAATAGTGAAGTCAACGTGGCCCGGGGTGTCGATGACGTTGAAGCGGTATTGGTCTTTGTGCTGCTTCTCGGAACCCTGCCAGAAGGCGGTAATGGCAGCAGAAGTAATGGTAATACCACGCTCCTGCTCCTGAACCATCCAGTCTGTGGTCGCGGCGCCGTCATGCACCTCGCCCATTTTGTGACTTTTGCCAGTGTAAAAAAGGACGCGCTCGGTGGTGGTGGTTTTACCAGCATCCACGTGAGCAACGATACCAATGTTACGGTAGCGATTAATCGGTGTTGTACGAGCCATAAAGCCCTCGCAAAATTAGTGACGCTAAAATTAGAAGCGGTAGTGCGAGAAAGCCTTGTTGGCTTCAGCCATACGGTGCACGTCTTCACGCTTCTTAACTGCAGCACCTTTACCTTCGGCAGCGTCCAACAGTTCGCCAGCCAAACGCAGAGCCATAGACTTCTCGCCGCGCTTACGGGCGAAGTCTACCAACCAGCGCATTGCCAGAGCGTTACGACGGGACGGACGAACTTCAACCGGAACCTGGTAAGTAGCACCGCCTACACGGCGCGACTTTACTTCGACCAGCGGAGCGATGGCGTCGAGAGCTTTCTCGAAGATTTCCAGGGGGTCGCTGTTCTTGCGTTCTTTAACTTTTTCCAGCGCGCCATAAACGATACGCTCGGCAACGGCTTTCTTGCCGCTTTCCATTACGTGGTTCATGAACTTGGCCAGGATCTGGCTGCCGTATTTTGGATCGTCAAGCACTTCGCGCTTGGCTGCTACGCGTCTTCTTGGCATGGATAAGCCCTCAAACGGTCTTCAGGTTCGCTCGGAATCAGTGCCCTTTCGGGACGCCTCCGACCTTACTCTTATCGACTCAGAAAAATAGAAAATCTGTTTTTACAAAAAGCCACTACTACTTAGGCTTCTTGGTACCGTACTTCGAACGACCCTGGTTACGACCTTTAACGCCGGAAGTATCCAAAGAACCGCGAACGGTGTGGTAACGAACACCTGGCAAGTCTTTTACACGGCCGCCACGGATCAGTACGACGCTGTGCTCTTGCAGGTTGTGGCCTTCACCGCCGATGTACGAGGAAACCTCGAAACCGTTGGTCAGACGCACACGGCATACTTTACGCAGTGCCGAGTTAGGTTTTTTCGGCGTAGTGGTATACACACGGGTGCATACGCCACGACGTTGCGGGCAGTTCTGCAGCGCAGGCACGTCGGATTTCTCGACGATACGCTTACGCGGCTGACGTACCAGCTGGTTGATAGTTGCCATCTACTAGCTCCACTGTTGTCTTGCGACGCTATTGTCTTGCAAGAAAAGCAAAATGGCAGGAACGAATTCCCGCCAAATTTAGGGGTACAAGAGTCTAAAGAGGATCTTGTCCCCAGTCAAGGCAAGGCCCCGACCTTCCCGCTCATCCAACCTCGACAAATTGTCTTGATTCGATGAACGGAACGACCGGGGCCTTACGCTCATTTATCGCAGAACTCAGTTACCGCTCGAGTTCAGCGCTTCGGTCAGTGCAGCTTCCACTTCACTGGCGCTTACGCGCAACGGTTTGTCAGCATCACGACGGCGTTTACGCTCGCTGTGATAAGCCAGACCGGTACCCGCCGGGATCAGACGACCCACGACAACGTTTTCTTTCAGGCCGCGCAGATAATCGCGCTTGCCGGTTACCGCCGCTTCGGTCAGTACGCGAGTGGTTTCCTGGAAGGAAGCCGCCGAGATGAACGATTCGGTGGACAACGACGCCTTGGTGATACCCAACAGCACGCGAGTGAACTTGGAAACGAATTTCTCGTCGCCAGCCAGACGCTCGTTCTCTACCAGAACGTGAGTCAACTCCATCTGGTCGCCCTTGATGAAAGTCGAGTCGCCGGATTCAGCGATTTCAACTTTACGCAGCATCTGACGCAGGATGGTCTCGATGTGCTTGTCGTTGATCTTCACGCCTTGCAGACGATAAACGTCCTGGATCTCGTTCACGATGTACTTGGCCAGCGCACTTACACCCAGCAGACGCAGGATGTCGTGTGGATCGCTCGGACCGTCGGAGATAACTTCGCCGCGGTTTACCTGTTCGCCTTCGAAGACGTTCAGGTGGCGCCACTTCGGAATCAGCTCTTCGTACGGATCAGTACCGTCGTTCGGAGTGATAACCAGACGGCGCTTGCCTTTGGTCTCTTTACCGAATGCGATGGTGCCGCTGACTTCAGCCAGAATCGAGGCTTCTTTCGGACGACGGGCTTCGAACAAGTCGGCAACACGCGGCAGACCACCGGTGATGTCACGGGTCTTCGAAGTCTCTTGCGGAATACGAGCGATAACATCACCGATCGCGATTTTCGCACCGTCCGCAACACCGACCAGGGCGTTGGCTGGCAGGAAGTACTGAGCGATAACGTCAGTGCCTGGCAGCAACAGATCCTTGCCGTTGTCATCAACCATCTTCACAGCAGGACGGATATCTTTACCGGCAGCTGGACGGTCTTTGGCGTCGAGTACTTCAATGTTGGTCATACCGGTCAATTCGTCAGTCTGACGCTTGATCGTGATGCCTTCTTCCATGCCCACGTAGGTCACGGTACCTTTCATTTCGGTAACGATCGGGTGAGTGTGCGGATCCCACTTGGCCACGATTGCGCCAGCGTCGACCTTGTCACCTTCTTTAACCGAAATCACAGCACCGTACGGCAGCTTGTAGCGCTCGCGCTCACGACCGAAGTCATCAGCGATTGCCAGCTCACCGGAACGGGACACAGCAACCAGGCAGCCATCCACTCGCTCAACGTGCTTCAGGTTGTGCAGACGGACGGTACCGCCATTCTTCACCTGAACGCTGTCGGCTGCGGAGGTCCGGCTAGCCGCACCACCGATGTGGAACGTACGCATGGTCAGCTGGGTACCCGGCTCACCGATGGACTGGGCAGCGATAACGCCGACCGCTTCACCGATGTTCACCTGGTGACCACGAGCCAGGTCACGGCCGTAGCACTTGGCGCAAATGCCATAGCGGGTTTCGCAGCTGATCGGCGAACGCACGATCACTTCGTCGATGCTGTTCAGCTCGATGAACTCGACCCACTTCTCGTCTACCAGCGTGCCGGCAGGAACGATAACTTCTTCGGTACCTGGCTTGAACACGTCACGGGCGATGACACGACCCAATACGCGCTCACCCAGCGGCTCAACAACGTCACCGCCTTCAATGTGCGGAGTCATTACCAGGCCGTGCTCGGTGCCGCAATCGATCTCGGTCACAACCAGATCCTGCGCCACGTCTACCAGACGACGAGTCAGGTAACCGGAGTTCGCAGTTTTCAACGCGGTATCCGCCAGACCTTTACGAGCACCGTGAGTGGAGATGAAGTACTGAAGTACGCTCAAACCTTCACGGAAGTTCGCAGTAATCGGCGTTTCGATGATGGAACCGTCCGGCTTGGCCATCAGGCCACGCATACCGGCGAGCTGACGGATCTGCGCTGCAGAACCCCGTGCGCCCGAGTCGGCCATCATGTACATCGAGTTGAAGGATTCCTGGTCGACTTCGACGCCATGACGGTCGATGACTTTCTCTTTCGAGAGGTTGGCCATCATTGCCTTGGAAACTTCGTCGTTCGCCTTGGACCAAAGGTCGATCACTTTGTTGTACTTCTCGCCCTGGGTTACCAGGCCGGAAGCGTACTGACTTTCGATCTCTTTCACTTCATCAGTAGCAGCATTGATGATGCGGGCTTTTTCATCCGGGATAACGAAGTCGTTAACACCGATGGAAACGCCGGAGATGGTCGAGTAAGCAAAACCGGTGTACATCAACTGGTCAGCGAAGATAACGGTCTCTTTCAAACCAACCACGCGGTAGCACTGGTTGATCAGCTTGGAGATCGCCTTTTTCTTCATCGGCTGGTTGACGACGTCGTACGACAGGCCAGGTGGAACAACCTGGAACAACAGCGCACGGCCGACAGTGGTGTCGACGATACGAGTGTTCTTGACGCTGCCACCGTCACGATCGTTTACGGTTTCGTTGATCCGCACTTTGACTTTGGCGTGCAGTGCGGCTTCGCCGGCACGGAACACACGGTCAACTTCCTGTAGATCCGCGAACACACGACCTTCGCCCTTGGCGTTGATCGCTTCACGAGTCATGTAGTACAGACCCAATACAACGTCCTGCGACGGAACGATGATTGGCTCACCGTTGGCTGGCGACAGAATGTTGTTGGTCGACATCATCAACGCACGCGCTTCCAACTGGGCTTCCAGTGTCAGCGGTACGTGCACGGCCATTTGGTCGCCGTCGAAGTCGGCGTTGTACGCAGCACAGACCAGAGGGTGCAGCTGGATAGCCTTGCCTTCGATCAGTACCGGTTCAAACGCCTGGATACCCAGACGGTGAAGGGTCGGTGCACGGTTGAGGAGAACCGGGTGTTCGCGAATGACTTCAGCGAGAACGTCCCAAACTTCCGGCAGTTCGCGCTCGACCATCTTCTTGGCAGCTTTGATGGTGGTAGCGAGACCACGCATTTCCAGCTTGCCGAAAATGAACGGCTTGAACAGCTCGAGAGCCATTTTCTTCGGCAGACCGCACTGGTGCAGACGCAGGGTCGGACCTACGGTAATTACCGAACGACCGGAGTAGTCAACACGCTTACCGAGCAAGTTCTGACGGAAACGACCCTGCTTACCCTTGATCATGTCAGCCAGGGATTTCAGAGGACGCTTGTTGGAACCGGTGATAGCGCGGCCACGACGACCGTTGTCGAGCAGTGCGTCGACAGCTTCCTGCAACATACGCTTTTCGTTGCGCACGATGATGTCCGGAGCGGACAGATCGAGCAGACGCTTCAAGCGGTTGTTACGGTTGATCACTCGACGATACAGATCGTTGAGGTCGGAAGTCGCGAAGCGACCGCCATCCAGCGGGACCAGTGGACGCAGATCTGGCGGCAGAACCGGCAGAACGGTCAGCACCATCCATTCTGGAAGGTTGCCGGAACCCTGGAAGGCTTCCATCAACTTCAGACGCTTGGACAGCTTCTTGATTTTGGTTTCGGAGTTGGTTTGCGGAATTTCTTCACGCAGACGGCCAATCTCGTGCTCCAGGTCGATAGCGTGCAGCAGTTCGCGGACAGCTTCGGCACCCATGCGGGCATCGAAATCGTCGCCGAACTCTTCCAGCGCTTCGAAGTACTGCTCGTCGTTCAGCAGCTGACCTTTTTCAAGGGTGGTCATGCCTGGATCGATAACGACATAGCTCTCGAAGTAGAGAACGCGTTCGATATCACGCAGGGTCATGTCCATCAGCAAGCCGATACGCGACGGCAGCGACTTCAGGAACCAGATGTGGGCAACTGGCGAGGCCAGTTCGATGTGCGCCATGCGCTCACGACGAACTTTAGCCAGCGCGACTTCAACGCCGCACTTCTCGCAGATGACGCCACGGTGCTTCAAGCGCTTGTACTTACCGCACAGGCACTCGTAATCCTTTACCGGGCCAAAGATCTTGGCGCAGAACAGGCCGTCACGCTCAGGTTTGAACGTACGGTAGTTGATGGTTTCCGGCTTTTTAACTTCACCGAACGACCACGAACGGATCATCTCAGGCGATGCCAATCCGATACGGATGGCGTCGAACTCTTCGACTTGACCCTGGTTTTTCAGCAAATTCAGTAGGTCTTTCAAGGCCTTTCCTCCTGGCGGAGCAGAGAGCGGGCAATCCTGCCCCGCTCTCGATTCGCGTCACGTGTTATTCGGTTTCCAGATCGATATCGATGCCGAGGGAACGAATTTCCTTGATCAACACGTTGAAGGACTCGGGCATGCCCGGCTCCATACGGTGATCGCCATCCACGATGTTTTTGTACATCTTGGTACGGCCGTTCACATCGTCCGACTTCACTGTGAGCATTTCTTGCAGAGTGTAAGCAGCACCGTATGCTTCCAGTGCCCAGACCTCCATCTCCCCGAAACGCTGACCACCGAACTGCGCCTTACCACCCAGCGGCTGCTGGGTAACCAGGCTGTACGAACCGGTAGAACGAGCGTGCATCTTGTCGTCTACCAAGTGGTTCAGCTTCAGCATGTACATGTAGCCAACAGTAACCGGGCGCTCGAACTTGTTGCCGGTACGGCCGTCGGTCAGCTGCATCTGGCCGCTTTCTGGCAGGTCTGCCAGTTTCAGCATGGCCTTGATTTCGCTTTCCTTGGCACCGTCGAACACTGGAGTGGCCATTGGAACGCCGCCACGCAGGTTCTTCGCCAGATCCAGGATTTCCTGGTCGGAGAAGCTATCCAGATCTTCGTTACGACCGCCGATCTCGTTGTAGATCTCGTGCAGGAACTTGCGAAGCTCGGCGACTTTGCGCTGCTCTTCGATCATCCGGTTGATCTTCTCACCCAGACCTTTAGCCGCGAGGCCGAGGTGGGTTTCAAGGATCTGACCAACGTTCATACGCGAAGGTACGCCCAACGGGTTGAGGACGACGTCGACCGGGGTGCCATTGGCATCGTGCGGCATGTCTTCAACCGGCATGATCACGGAGACCACACCTTTGTTACCGTGACGACCGGCCATCTTGTCGCCCGGCTGGATGCGGCGACGGATTGCCAGGTAAACCTTGACGATTTTCAGCACGCCTGGAGCCAGGTCATCGCCCTGCTGCAGTTTGCGCTTCTTGTCTTCGAACTTGTCGTCCAGCAGACGGCGGCGATCAACGATGTAGGCCTGAGCCTTCTCGAGTTGCTCGTTCAGAGCATCTTCAGCCATGCGCAGTTTGAACCACTGACCATGCTCAAGACCGTCGAGAACTTCGTCGGTGATTTCCTGACCTTTCTTCAGACCGGCGCCGCCTTCGGCTTTGTGGCCGACCAGAGCGGAACGCAGACGTTCGAAAGTGGCGCCTTCAACGATACGGAACTCTTCGTTCAGGTCCTTGCGGATCTCGTCGAGTTGAGTCTTCTCGATCGACAGTGCACGAGCATCACGCTCAACGCCGTCGCGGGTGAAGACCTGTACGTCGATGACAGTACCTTTGGTGCCGGTAGGCACACGCAGGGAGGTGTCTTTAACGTCGCTGGCTTTTTCACCGAAGATGGCACGCAGCAGTTTTTCTTCCGGCGTCAGTTGGGTCTCGCCTTTCGGAGTGACCTTACCAACCAGGATGTCGCCTGCGCCTACTTCAGCACCTACGTAAACGATACCGGCTTCGTCCAGTTTGTTCAGTGCAGCTTCACCCACGTTCGGGATGTCTGCAGTGATTTCCTCTGGCCCAAGCTTGGTGTCACGTGCCACACAGGTCAGTTCCTGGATGTGGATCGTGGTGAAGCGATCTTCCTGAACCACACGCTCGGACAGGCAGATGGAGTCTTCGAAGTTGAAGCCGTTCCATGCCATGAACGCGATGCGCATGTTCTGACCCAGAGCCAGCTCACCCATGTCGGTGGACGGACCGTCGGCCATGATGTCGCTGCGCTGAACCCGATCACCTTTACGCACCAGCGGACGCTGGTTGATGCAGGTGTTCTGGTTGGAGCGGGTGTACTTGGTCAGGTTGTAGATGTCGACACCAGCTTCGCCGGTTTCAACTTCGTCATCAGCAACACGAACCACGATACGGCTGGCGTCGACGGAATCGATAACGCCACCACGACGAGCCACGACGCAAACGCCGGAGTCACGGGCTACGTTACGCTCCATGCCGGTACCGACCAGCGGCTTGTCAGCGCGCAGGGTTGGTACAGCTTGACGCTGCATGTTCGAACCCATCAACGCACGGTTGGCGTCGTCGTGCTCGAGGAACGGGATCAGCGACGCTGCGACCGAAACTACCTGTTTTGGCGATACGTCCATCAAGGTGACGTCTTCCGGCGCCTTGACGGTGAACTCGTTCAAGTGACGAACAGCTACCAGTTCGTCGATCAGGACTTTCTTGTCGTTCATCGTGGCCGAGGCCTGAGCGATCACGTGATCAGCTTCTTCGATGGCGGACAGGAACACGATCTCGTCGGTGACCAGAGCGTCTTTCACCACGCGGTACGGGCTTTCGAGGAAGCCGTACTGATTGGTGCGCGCATAGGCGGCCAGGGAGTTGATCAGACCGATGTTTGGACCTTCCGGCGTTTCAATCGGGCATACACGACCGTAGTGAGTCGGGTGTACGTCACGAACTTCAAAGCCGGCACGCTCACGAGTCAGACCGCCAGGGCCGAGTGCAGACACACGACGCTTGTGGGTGATCTCGGACAGCGGGTTGTTCTGGCCCATGAACTGGGACAGCTGGCTGGAACCGAAGAACTCTTTCACCGCCGCAGCCACTGGCTTGGCGTTGATCAGGTCTTGCGGCATCAGGCCTTCGCTTTCAGCCATCGACAGACGCTCTTTGACCGCACGCTCAACACGTACCAGGCCAACGCGGAACTGGTTCTCGGCCATTTCGCCTACACAGCGAACACGACGGTTACCCAGGTGGTCGATGTCATCGACGATGCCTTTACCGTTACGGATGTCGACAAGAGTCTTCAGTACCGCGACGATGTCTTCCTTGCACAACACGCCCGAACCTTCGATCTCGGTACGACCGATACGACGGTTGAACTTCATCCGGCCGACCGCAGACAGATCATAGCGCTCAGGGCTGAAGAACAGGTTGTTGAACAGGGTCTCGGCAGCGTCTTTGGTTGGCGGCTCGCCTGGACGCATCATGCGATAGATCTCGACCAGCGCTTCCAATTGGTTGCTGGTGGAGTCGATCTTCAGCGTGTCGGAGACGAACGGACCGCAGTCGATATCGTTGGTGTACAGAGTTTCGATGCGAACAACGCCGGCCTTGGCGATTTTCGCCAGGATCTCGGTGTTCAGCTCGGTGTTGCACTCTGCCAGGATTTCGCCGGTTGCCGGATGCACGATGACCTTGGCGGTAGTGCGACCCAGGACGTAGTCCAGAGGCACTTGCAGCTCTTTGATCCCTGCTTTTTCCAGCTGGTTGATGTGGCGAGCAGTGATACGACGACCTTGCTCGACAATAACCTTGCCTTTGTCATCCAGGATATCCAGGACAGCAATTTCACCACGCAGGCGCTGAGGCACCAGTTCCAGGCTGAGGTTTTCACCTTGCACGTGGAAGACGTTGGTGGTGTAGAACGCGTCGAGCACTTCTTCAGTGGTATAGCCGAGCGCGCGCAGCAGTACCGATGCAGGCAGCTTGCGACGACGGTCGATACGCACGAACACGCAGTCTTTCGGGTCGAACTCGAAGTCCAGCCACGAACCGCGGTAAGGAATGATTCGCGCGGAGTACAGCAGTTTGCCGGAGCTGTGCGTCTTGCCACGGTCGTGGTCGAAGAACACGCCCGGCGAACGGTGCAGCTGGGAAACGATTACACGCTCGGTACCGTTGATTACGAAGGTACCGTTCTCAGTCATCAGGGGGATTTCACCCATGTAGACTTCTTGCTCTTTGATGTCCTTGATCGCTTTGTTCGACGATTCTTTGTCGAAAATGATCAGGCGCACTTTTACCCGCAAAGGTACGGCGTAAGTTACACCGCGCAATACGCATTCTTTGACATCAAATGCCGGTTCGCCCAGGCGATAACCGACGTACTCCAGCGCAGCATTGCCGGAGTAGCTGATGATCGGGAAAACGGATTTGAAGGCCGCATGCAGGCCCACGTCGCGGAACTGATCTTTAGTCGCTCCCGCTTGCAAGAATTCACGATACGAATCCAGCTGGATGGCCAGGAGGTACGGCACATCCATGACGTCCGGCAACTTGCTAAAGTCCTTGCGGATACGTTTTTTCTCAGTATATGAGTAAGCCATCAGCGTTCCCCAGCTTGGTCACCTGCTTGTTTGGCCCCTCCCGACGGGAGCAGCCAGAAAATCGTGCAAACCCCATGGTTTGCGCCACCACATCGGGTGGTTACAGCTCGTTATCAGCACCGACCCAGTCGGCTGCCAATAACGGAAAAAGGCCGGTGGCAAGAGCCACCAGCCATCAGCCTTTCGCTTAACGCTCGGGCTGGAGGAGCAAAGTCGATGCTTACTTCAGCTCGACTTTAGCGCCTGCTTCTTCCAGAGTGGCTTTTGCTTTGTCAGCTGCATCTTTCGATACGGCTTCCAGAACGATGCCAGGAGCGCCGTCAACTACTGCCTTGGCTTCTTTCAGGCCCAGACCGGTCAGTTCACGTACTGCCTTGATCACGTTAACTTTCTTCTCGCCAGCTTCGGTCAGCATGACGTTGAATTCAGTTTGTTCTTCAACAACGGCAGCAACAGCAGCTGGACCAGCGGAAGCAGCGGCAGCGGAAACGCCGAACTTCTCTTCCATGGCCTTGATCAGCTCAACGATTTCCAGAACGGATTTTTCGCCGATTGCTTCGATGATTTGGTCGTTAGTCAGAGACATGACTATAAATTCCTGTATTGGGGTGACAGCCTACGCGGCCATCGAAATAAACAATAAACGCTGAAAGAAGTCGCTCAGCCTTAGGCTGCAGCAGCTTCTTTCTGGTCGCGAAGAGCCGCCAGAGTACGAGCCAATTTGCTGGTTGCGCCTTGAATCACGCTCATCAGCTGAGAAATTGCTTCGTCACGGGTCGGCAGGCTTGCCAGTACGTCGATCTGATTAGCCGCGAGGAACTTGCCCTCGAACGCAGCTGCCTTGATCTCGAACTTATCCTGACCTTTTGCAAATTCCTTGAAGATACGAGCAGCAGCGCCCGGATGTTCTTTGGAGAATGCAATCAAGGTCGGGCCAGTGAACACGTCGTTGAGCACGTCATATTGAGTGCCAGCAACGGCGCGCTTGAGCAGGGTGTTACGTACAACACGTACGTAAACGCCAGCTTCACGAGCCTCTTTACGGAGTCCGGTCATAGCGCCTACTGTTACGCCACGGGCATCAGCCACGACAGCGGACAGAGCAACTTGGGCAGCCTTGTTGACTTCAGCGACGATGGCCTTCTTGTCTTCAAGTTTAATTGCCACGGGAAAAACTCCTGCTTGTTACCGTTTCATCCAACCGAGGCCAGATGTCGTTTTGGTGTCTGATTCGGTAAGGAACCGGGAGCACCATCTGCGTAGGCTTGAGGTTTAAGACTTGCGCCGCCTACGGTCTTGGATAGCCCCCGCCAGGCAGGGACCCCAATCT
This genomic window contains:
- the rplL gene encoding 50S ribosomal protein L7/L12: MSLTNDQIIEAIGEKSVLEIVELIKAMEEKFGVSAAAASAGPAAVAAVVEEQTEFNVMLTEAGEKKVNVIKAVRELTGLGLKEAKAVVDGAPGIVLEAVSKDAADKAKATLEEAGAKVELK
- the rplJ gene encoding 50S ribosomal protein L10, encoding MAIKLEDKKAIVAEVNKAAQVALSAVVADARGVTVGAMTGLRKEAREAGVYVRVVRNTLLKRAVAGTQYDVLNDVFTGPTLIAFSKEHPGAAARIFKEFAKGQDKFEIKAAAFEGKFLAANQIDVLASLPTRDEAISQLMSVIQGATSKLARTLAALRDQKEAAAA
- the rpoB gene encoding DNA-directed RNA polymerase subunit beta; amino-acid sequence: MAYSYTEKKRIRKDFSKLPDVMDVPYLLAIQLDSYREFLQAGATKDQFRDVGLHAAFKSVFPIISYSGNAALEYVGYRLGEPAFDVKECVLRGVTYAVPLRVKVRLIIFDKESSNKAIKDIKEQEVYMGEIPLMTENGTFVINGTERVIVSQLHRSPGVFFDHDRGKTHSSGKLLYSARIIPYRGSWLDFEFDPKDCVFVRIDRRRKLPASVLLRALGYTTEEVLDAFYTTNVFHVQGENLSLELVPQRLRGEIAVLDILDDKGKVIVEQGRRITARHINQLEKAGIKELQVPLDYVLGRTTAKVIVHPATGEILAECNTELNTEILAKIAKAGVVRIETLYTNDIDCGPFVSDTLKIDSTSNQLEALVEIYRMMRPGEPPTKDAAETLFNNLFFSPERYDLSAVGRMKFNRRIGRTEIEGSGVLCKEDIVAVLKTLVDIRNGKGIVDDIDHLGNRRVRCVGEMAENQFRVGLVRVERAVKERLSMAESEGLMPQDLINAKPVAAAVKEFFGSSQLSQFMGQNNPLSEITHKRRVSALGPGGLTRERAGFEVRDVHPTHYGRVCPIETPEGPNIGLINSLAAYARTNQYGFLESPYRVVKDALVTDEIVFLSAIEEADHVIAQASATMNDKKVLIDELVAVRHLNEFTVKAPEDVTLMDVSPKQVVSVAASLIPFLEHDDANRALMGSNMQRQAVPTLRADKPLVGTGMERNVARDSGVCVVARRGGVIDSVDASRIVVRVADDEVETGEAGVDIYNLTKYTRSNQNTCINQRPLVRKGDRVQRSDIMADGPSTDMGELALGQNMRIAFMAWNGFNFEDSICLSERVVQEDRFTTIHIQELTCVARDTKLGPEEITADIPNVGEAALNKLDEAGIVYVGAEVGAGDILVGKVTPKGETQLTPEEKLLRAIFGEKASDVKDTSLRVPTGTKGTVIDVQVFTRDGVERDARALSIEKTQLDEIRKDLNEEFRIVEGATFERLRSALVGHKAEGGAGLKKGQEITDEVLDGLEHGQWFKLRMAEDALNEQLEKAQAYIVDRRRLLDDKFEDKKRKLQQGDDLAPGVLKIVKVYLAIRRRIQPGDKMAGRHGNKGVVSVIMPVEDMPHDANGTPVDVVLNPLGVPSRMNVGQILETHLGLAAKGLGEKINRMIEEQRKVAELRKFLHEIYNEIGGRNEDLDSFSDQEILDLAKNLRGGVPMATPVFDGAKESEIKAMLKLADLPESGQMQLTDGRTGNKFERPVTVGYMYMLKLNHLVDDKMHARSTGSYSLVTQQPLGGKAQFGGQRFGEMEVWALEAYGAAYTLQEMLTVKSDDVNGRTKMYKNIVDGDHRMEPGMPESFNVLIKEIRSLGIDIDLETE